A DNA window from Paenibacillus sp. HWE-109 contains the following coding sequences:
- a CDS encoding carbohydrate ABC transporter permease produces MSEVAYSRFKSKKRSERTMNVLTLIVVIIIALIVLFPIWWIFRTSLMTNPEIYKYPPSLIPKNWLFSNYEKTLNIFKFWKYLWNTMVIIVPSCLGGTFTATLCGYAFARLRFRGKQLIWILCVGSMLLPAMVTLIPLYIGWTRGLGLHDSYLPLILPYFCGGGAFNIFLIRQFILSIPRELDQAATIDGAGYFRILFSIIMPAIKPAMIVVALFIFIGLWNDLLQQMIYINSSEKFTIALGLTNFKGQLKQDWALTMAATCLSFAPGVIFYLIGQKYFVEGITMTGMKN; encoded by the coding sequence ATGAGCGAAGTCGCATATTCCAGATTTAAAAGCAAGAAACGCAGTGAACGAACGATGAATGTGCTTACGCTTATAGTTGTCATAATAATTGCCCTCATCGTGCTCTTTCCGATCTGGTGGATATTCCGTACGTCTCTAATGACGAATCCCGAGATCTACAAATATCCACCGTCTCTTATACCGAAAAATTGGTTATTTTCCAATTATGAAAAAACATTGAATATATTTAAATTTTGGAAATATTTGTGGAATACGATGGTAATTATCGTTCCTTCCTGCTTGGGGGGGACATTCACGGCTACCTTGTGCGGATATGCCTTTGCAAGGTTGCGGTTTAGGGGCAAACAATTGATCTGGATCCTATGCGTCGGTTCTATGCTCTTGCCTGCCATGGTTACGCTCATTCCCCTATACATTGGATGGACTCGGGGGCTGGGGCTCCATGACAGCTATCTGCCATTGATTCTGCCCTATTTTTGCGGCGGCGGCGCTTTTAATATCTTTTTGATCAGGCAGTTCATTCTCTCCATACCGAGAGAACTCGACCAAGCCGCAACAATTGACGGCGCTGGGTACTTCCGCATTTTGTTCAGCATTATTATGCCGGCGATCAAACCCGCTATGATTGTCGTTGCCTTGTTTATTTTCATCGGCTTATGGAATGACTTGCTCCAACAGATGATTTACATTAATTCGAGCGAGAAATTCACCATAGCATTGGGGCTTACCAATTTTAAAGGTCAATTGAAGCAAGATTGGGCGTTGACGATGGCTGCTACGTGCCTTTCTTTTGCTCCAGGCGTCATTTTCTATCTGATTGGTCAAAAGTATTTTGTAGAGGGAATCACGATGACCGGAATGAAAAATTAG
- a CDS encoding galactose-binding domain-containing protein, with protein MKLQAGTSSGPQDISSLGTATTSFVSSWESLAGLNDGYTPTSSNDRGHSVYGNWDNPGTTQWVQYDFATAKTLSSSAIYWFDDDQGIDLPASYALQYWNGTAWVTVGNPSGLGVVANQYNTTTFTPVSTTKIRVNITAKSTTSTGIESWKVFGT; from the coding sequence GTGAAGCTGCAAGCAGGCACTTCATCGGGACCGCAGGATATTTCTTCTCTAGGGACAGCGACAACATCTTTCGTTTCTTCTTGGGAAAGTCTGGCTGGTCTGAACGACGGCTACACGCCAACAAGTTCAAATGATAGAGGACACTCTGTCTATGGAAATTGGGATAATCCGGGAACAACGCAATGGGTGCAATATGATTTCGCAACAGCGAAGACATTGTCGAGCTCAGCAATCTATTGGTTTGACGACGATCAGGGCATTGATCTTCCGGCTTCTTATGCGCTGCAATATTGGAACGGAACAGCATGGGTCACTGTAGGGAATCCGTCAGGCTTAGGTGTTGTTGCCAATCAATATAATACGACAACCTTTACACCGGTTTCTACGACCAAAATCCGTGTGAATATTACAGCGAAGTCAACGACTTCAACAGGGATTGAATCGTGGAAAGTTTTTGGAACATAA
- a CDS encoding helix-turn-helix transcriptional regulator has product MKPQILHFIAPPIPYFLDCGSAFYQVGERHINRNNIGTFDLIVVKQGAIFIGEGAHEWHVKQHEAIILRPDLNHYGTIPCEKETEIIWIHFHTHGAWDEYMDMSTCLENQATLIENHKKSAFLNHAEVNSIFIPKYIKLTSKALEILEYFFELEQESRSQRNWRKQNTFQLFMQHINRELISTTDVTAFHLAEKVELFIRQNYTKKISNAMLQEHLNYHPNYIAKCMLKVFGMTPNDYLLYYRIEQSKKFLIQTNWSMTRVAEESGFQHASYFSYCFSNKEGISPLNFRKNFTGFS; this is encoded by the coding sequence ATGAAACCACAGATTCTTCATTTCATAGCTCCACCTATTCCTTATTTTCTTGATTGCGGAAGCGCTTTCTATCAAGTTGGAGAACGTCATATAAATCGCAATAATATCGGTACATTTGATCTTATTGTTGTGAAACAAGGAGCCATCTTCATAGGTGAAGGGGCCCATGAATGGCATGTAAAGCAACATGAAGCCATCATACTGAGACCCGATCTTAATCACTATGGAACAATACCTTGTGAAAAAGAAACCGAGATTATCTGGATCCACTTCCATACTCACGGCGCTTGGGATGAATATATGGATATGAGCACTTGCCTAGAAAATCAGGCAACCTTAATTGAGAATCACAAAAAAAGCGCTTTTCTAAATCATGCTGAGGTTAACTCTATCTTCATACCAAAATATATAAAACTTACGAGCAAGGCATTAGAAATTTTAGAATACTTTTTTGAATTAGAACAGGAGTCTCGTTCACAGCGCAATTGGAGAAAGCAAAATACCTTCCAACTGTTTATGCAGCACATAAATCGGGAATTAATTTCCACAACTGATGTAACTGCTTTTCATTTAGCTGAAAAAGTTGAGTTATTTATTCGTCAAAACTACACAAAAAAGATTTCTAATGCCATGCTGCAGGAACACCTTAATTATCATCCTAATTATATAGCTAAATGTATGTTAAAAGTATTCGGCATGACTCCCAATGACTACCTGCTCTATTATCGGATTGAACAATCCAAAAAGTTTTTGATTCAAACGAATTGGTCGATGACGAGAGTAGCAGAAGAAAGCGGCTTCCAGCATGCCTCTTATTTTTCTTATTGTTTTTCGAATAAGGAAGGCATTTCACCACTAAATTTCCGAAAAAACTTCACTGGGTTTTCTTAA
- a CDS encoding carbon-nitrogen hydrolase family protein — MVNRIQTFDSKDWISWSPHEALAPEFLKDVWGEEPVLVMHANGTLEKYGKWMCKITGITGGKTYEINVQYRGTDIELNCLNCYVLLTWSDPEGKLLTRDYLDQSSELEDLWVNLHRTMIAPEGAVAVEVELAFRWSTSGTIVWRRPSFIEKQSEGSRKIRVATTLINKFSGNRKDNLAAMGTILEQAGVERADVVCLSECVYEQGCEGRGYGLFGESISGTFMHFLSNYAKKYHYYIITSFFEMDGEVLYNTAVLIDRSGQVAGKYRKTHVPLDEAEMGVTPGREYPVFDTDFGRIGLMICWDCYFPEVARILTLKGAEIVFVPTQGNALIQSLARAIDSGVHVVVAGMWGENPSRIIDPQGQIIAQISEQTQGIALTEIDLSKSYYQPWLSVGNASGEARVLFKQERRPNTYVNS; from the coding sequence ATGGTTAATCGGATACAAACGTTCGATTCCAAGGATTGGATAAGCTGGTCCCCGCACGAGGCGCTCGCTCCGGAATTTCTGAAGGATGTATGGGGCGAAGAACCAGTATTAGTTATGCATGCAAACGGTACTCTGGAGAAATACGGAAAATGGATGTGCAAAATTACCGGGATAACCGGTGGAAAGACATATGAAATCAATGTCCAATATCGGGGAACCGATATCGAGTTAAATTGTCTTAACTGCTATGTTTTGCTCACTTGGTCTGATCCTGAAGGCAAATTACTGACGAGAGACTATTTAGATCAATCTAGTGAGCTCGAAGACCTATGGGTGAATTTGCATAGAACAATGATTGCGCCGGAAGGGGCGGTAGCTGTTGAGGTGGAACTTGCTTTCCGATGGTCAACGAGTGGTACGATCGTCTGGAGAAGGCCGTCTTTCATTGAGAAACAGTCTGAAGGTTCTAGAAAGATAAGGGTAGCAACTACGCTAATCAACAAGTTTTCCGGCAATAGAAAGGACAATTTAGCTGCAATGGGGACAATTCTTGAGCAAGCTGGCGTGGAACGTGCAGATGTCGTATGCCTTAGCGAATGCGTATATGAGCAAGGTTGTGAAGGCAGGGGCTATGGACTCTTTGGTGAGTCGATATCTGGCACATTCATGCATTTTCTTTCGAACTATGCGAAAAAGTATCATTATTATATTATTACTAGCTTTTTCGAAATGGATGGTGAGGTCCTTTATAATACGGCGGTCTTGATAGATCGATCCGGCCAGGTAGCCGGGAAATACCGAAAAACGCATGTGCCTCTTGATGAAGCTGAGATGGGCGTTACGCCAGGACGCGAATATCCGGTATTTGATACCGATTTTGGAAGGATCGGTCTGATGATTTGTTGGGATTGTTATTTTCCCGAAGTCGCCAGAATTCTTACGTTGAAGGGTGCGGAAATAGTATTCGTTCCTACGCAGGGCAATGCTTTGATTCAGTCTCTTGCGCGAGCAATTGATAGCGGGGTTCACGTTGTGGTTGCAGGAATGTGGGGCGAGAATCCGAGCAGAATCATCGATCCGCAAGGCCAAATTATTGCGCAGATTTCCGAACAAACGCAAGGTATAGCGCTAACTGAAATCGACCTTAGTAAGTCTTATTACCAGCCATGGCTGTCTGTAGGGAATGCAAGCGGCGAAGCGCGCGTCTTGTTTAAGCAGGAGAGGCGCCCGAATACCTACGTTAATAGTTAA
- a CDS encoding acetylxylan esterase: MNAIETRIHALHQYVPELTAPTDLEDFWEQIALEAAESMEFSVEQVTSPFLQAKVYKVILEGAANTRIHAWYMLPIFHQPHPLPCIVTFHGYSDSKGQPENHAAWLLMGYAVFAIDIRGQGGETGNGLMQAYGMTKGWVTQGILEPESSYYRAVAIDCLRAVRCALIMPEIDPERVFVFGGSQGGGLALLVSAIEPNLRAVIAHVPNMCHMDLAILQSVSSVIEVAEFVTRFPDSLDKVLRTLSYFDIMNLAHRIKLPVHVTVGLKDTTCLPEAIFAAYNRIVSVNKTIEVHPFMGHALPPGFHAAGHAFFSQLHTGKNIIA; this comes from the coding sequence ATGAACGCAATAGAAACACGAATTCATGCGTTACATCAGTATGTACCAGAGTTAACGGCACCAACTGATTTGGAAGATTTTTGGGAGCAAATCGCTCTGGAAGCAGCAGAATCCATGGAATTTTCCGTTGAGCAAGTCACCTCTCCGTTCCTACAGGCCAAAGTTTACAAAGTTATATTGGAGGGGGCAGCTAATACACGGATTCACGCTTGGTATATGCTGCCAATCTTCCATCAGCCTCATCCGCTTCCCTGTATCGTAACCTTTCACGGTTACTCCGATTCCAAAGGTCAACCTGAGAATCATGCGGCTTGGCTGCTGATGGGGTACGCCGTATTCGCTATCGACATTCGGGGGCAAGGAGGGGAGACCGGCAACGGTTTGATGCAAGCTTACGGCATGACCAAAGGGTGGGTGACACAGGGGATACTTGAGCCTGAGAGCTCCTATTATCGAGCAGTAGCTATCGATTGCTTACGGGCTGTACGGTGTGCGTTGATAATGCCGGAGATAGACCCCGAGAGGGTGTTTGTTTTTGGCGGCAGCCAAGGAGGCGGTTTGGCACTGCTTGTATCCGCCATAGAGCCTAATCTACGGGCAGTAATCGCACATGTACCGAATATGTGCCACATGGATCTGGCGATACTGCAATCCGTCAGTTCGGTTATCGAGGTGGCGGAATTCGTAACTCGCTTTCCGGACAGCCTTGATAAAGTGCTGCGGACGCTTAGTTATTTTGACATCATGAATTTGGCTCATCGTATTAAGCTGCCCGTGCATGTGACGGTCGGATTGAAGGACACGACTTGCTTGCCTGAGGCGATATTTGCCGCATATAATCGGATTGTATCAGTTAACAAAACGATTGAGGTTCACCCATTCATGGGGCATGCGCTGCCACCGGGATTTCATGCTGCGGGACACGCCTTTTTTTCGCAGTTACATACGGGAAAAAATATTATCGCATGA
- a CDS encoding YciI family protein — protein sequence MKYTLLMYESTEDFAKRIDPIHKEAYVASWTHYVKAMIESGIVVSTAGLQSPETGTTLSRKGGELRVQDGPITETKEQIGGLAIIDVPDLDTALEWAARCPGSSVEVRLNLYQ from the coding sequence ATGAAATACACACTGCTAATGTATGAATCAACGGAGGATTTCGCCAAACGAATCGATCCGATTCACAAGGAGGCATATGTCGCAAGCTGGACGCATTATGTCAAAGCGATGATTGAATCCGGCATTGTGGTAAGTACCGCAGGTCTCCAGTCCCCGGAGACTGGAACCACGCTCAGCCGTAAGGGCGGCGAATTGCGGGTTCAGGATGGCCCGATCACCGAAACCAAGGAGCAAATTGGTGGTTTGGCCATCATCGATGTGCCAGATTTAGACACCGCTTTGGAATGGGCGGCACGTTGTCCCGGCAGCTCGGTTGAAGTCCGCCTTAACTTGTATCAATGA
- a CDS encoding RNA polymerase sigma factor, with translation MIEQTARDSYGRLVAFLAVRWRDPAAAEDALADAFLAALEAWPVTGVPDNPESWLLTVAQRRLIDGTRHARVHAGAEQTLIALAKSMQQWAGLEASFPDERLKMLFICAHPEIDPAVRTPLMLQSVLGLDAARIASAFVVKPATMGQRLTRAKAKLKSGDIIFDLPGKDEWPERLNAVLEAVYAAYGSGWDGINGEDPRRHSLAEEAIFMGKLIVQFMPEEPEALGLMAFMLYCEARRHSRRDEAGDYVPISEQDHSRWSIEMIEEAEHHLRSAAQGNRIGRFQLEAAIQSVHVQRARTSRTEWEEIALLYEGLVGIAPTIGAIVGRAAAVGEARGADTGMALLNEIPAEAVKSYQPYWALRAHLCKRMNRFEEARAAYSRAIGLCMDPSIRAFLEKQLV, from the coding sequence ATGATTGAACAGACGGCCCGTGATTCCTACGGCCGTCTGGTTGCTTTTCTGGCTGTACGTTGGCGTGACCCGGCTGCAGCGGAGGATGCGCTTGCCGACGCTTTCTTGGCTGCGCTGGAAGCATGGCCTGTGACCGGAGTGCCGGATAATCCCGAGTCCTGGCTGCTTACTGTAGCGCAGCGTCGATTGATCGATGGTACCCGGCATGCCCGAGTCCATGCCGGTGCGGAGCAGACTTTGATCGCATTGGCGAAAAGTATGCAGCAATGGGCCGGACTCGAAGCTTCTTTTCCGGATGAACGGCTCAAGATGCTGTTTATTTGCGCCCATCCCGAAATTGATCCAGCCGTGCGTACACCGCTCATGCTCCAGTCCGTACTTGGTCTTGACGCAGCCCGCATTGCTTCTGCCTTCGTTGTTAAGCCTGCAACAATGGGGCAGCGCCTCACCCGCGCGAAAGCGAAACTGAAGAGCGGCGACATAATATTCGACTTGCCCGGAAAGGACGAATGGCCTGAGCGCCTTAATGCCGTTCTTGAAGCCGTCTATGCAGCCTATGGAAGCGGCTGGGATGGCATAAACGGCGAAGATCCTCGTCGGCATAGTCTTGCCGAGGAAGCGATTTTCATGGGGAAGCTGATCGTGCAATTCATGCCAGAGGAACCAGAAGCGCTGGGATTGATGGCTTTTATGTTATATTGCGAAGCGCGCCGCCATTCCCGGCGCGATGAGGCAGGCGACTATGTACCCATATCCGAACAGGATCATTCACGTTGGTCTATCGAGATGATTGAGGAAGCGGAACATCACCTTCGCTCTGCCGCTCAAGGGAATCGCATCGGACGGTTCCAGCTTGAAGCGGCGATTCAATCCGTGCATGTTCAGCGTGCCAGGACTAGCCGTACGGAATGGGAAGAGATTGCGCTGCTGTACGAGGGACTCGTGGGCATTGCTCCAACGATCGGTGCAATTGTCGGCCGCGCGGCAGCTGTTGGCGAAGCGCGCGGCGCCGACACCGGGATGGCGCTTTTGAATGAAATACCGGCAGAAGCGGTTAAGAGTTATCAGCCCTACTGGGCGCTGAGAGCCCATTTGTGCAAAAGGATGAATAGATTCGAAGAGGCTCGAGCCGCATATAGCCGGGCCATCGGACTGTGCATGGATCCCTCCATTCGAGCGTTTCTGGAGAAGCAACTGGTTTAA
- a CDS encoding ferric iron reductase, translated as MNKQSRLALDEWDYLSRHFGLREYGATHPVDSVRALDLLDVEMCSDYLDRLTLLLKSPSRMITASQFFKRYAALTAVPLLYAMTVYNKGLDLSADNCLLISSPGRSWLENVSLADIDAVMPSAGERHIWRNTVIQALFAGNIGKLIALMSRLANSPKSILWENVAVRVFSLYEKRIGVTGEQQEQSRADFQYLIHQAPGALFGEKQNPLSHFYGKPTFSSVSSPSRVRKTCCFYYEVSSVEEYCSSCPKLKH; from the coding sequence ATGAACAAGCAGTCGCGGCTCGCGCTGGATGAATGGGATTACTTGAGCCGACATTTTGGCTTGCGTGAATATGGTGCAACTCATCCTGTTGATTCGGTGAGAGCTTTGGACTTGCTCGACGTGGAGATGTGTTCCGATTATCTGGACCGACTGACATTACTTCTAAAGTCCCCATCGAGGATGATCACAGCTTCGCAGTTTTTTAAAAGATACGCTGCCTTAACCGCTGTTCCGCTGCTGTACGCCATGACAGTGTACAACAAAGGACTCGATTTATCTGCTGATAATTGCTTGCTTATATCTTCACCGGGTCGCTCTTGGCTGGAGAATGTCAGTCTTGCCGATATTGACGCTGTCATGCCCTCAGCTGGCGAACGGCATATTTGGCGCAATACGGTAATTCAAGCTCTTTTTGCGGGGAATATAGGGAAATTAATAGCGCTCATGTCTAGACTAGCCAATAGTCCAAAATCGATATTATGGGAAAATGTTGCGGTTCGTGTATTCTCGCTATACGAGAAACGAATCGGGGTAACGGGTGAGCAGCAAGAGCAGTCCCGAGCCGACTTTCAGTATCTGATTCATCAGGCTCCTGGTGCTCTATTCGGGGAAAAACAAAACCCGTTAAGCCACTTTTATGGCAAACCGACATTTTCATCCGTTTCCAGTCCTTCGCGGGTTCGCAAAACCTGCTGCTTCTACTATGAGGTCTCCAGTGTCGAGGAATACTGTTCCAGCTGCCCGAAGTTGAAGCACTAA
- a CDS encoding ABC transporter substrate-binding protein, which produces MYPKIKFAWTLSLLISLVLFLGACSNQGSNNAGIGTANSATTKTTEPANGNSVVTPALAAPVTIQHLKGELTLKSVPKKIVVLDVQFADQMLALGFKPAGSVIAETDNGLPPYLGDKMGNIPLLGTYLEPNLEGIIAIEPDLIIATDYHNKIYDNLVKIAPTIILQRTEDWQTVLLKFGQILNKPKEAQDIVNGYKQKISDLKTALATKMKGQTVALVRPRDKMIRLQTTSHRTSQILYDDLGLTPPQMAINAKDASTMISLEVLPELAADHLFLLQDDTNLELTTKFQDTSIWKNLKAVKDKHVYAENTAQWIGYYGPIAINLIVDQIADALK; this is translated from the coding sequence ATGTATCCAAAAATTAAGTTTGCATGGACCCTTAGCCTGTTAATAAGTTTGGTTTTATTTTTGGGCGCCTGTTCAAATCAAGGCAGCAATAACGCTGGAATAGGAACGGCGAATTCTGCTACCACCAAAACGACGGAGCCCGCAAACGGCAACTCCGTGGTGACACCCGCCCTCGCAGCGCCGGTTACTATTCAGCATCTGAAGGGTGAACTAACGCTCAAGAGCGTACCCAAAAAAATTGTCGTGTTGGACGTTCAGTTCGCGGATCAAATGCTGGCGCTAGGCTTTAAGCCCGCGGGCAGCGTAATAGCCGAAACCGACAACGGACTCCCTCCCTATTTGGGCGATAAGATGGGTAATATTCCGCTGCTTGGCACCTATTTGGAACCTAATCTGGAAGGAATCATTGCCATAGAACCGGATCTCATCATCGCAACGGATTACCATAATAAGATATACGATAATTTAGTGAAAATCGCACCGACGATTATCCTACAGCGCACAGAGGATTGGCAGACCGTACTCTTGAAGTTTGGGCAAATCTTGAATAAGCCGAAAGAGGCACAAGATATCGTTAATGGTTACAAACAAAAAATAAGCGATCTAAAAACGGCATTGGCAACTAAAATGAAGGGACAAACGGTTGCCTTGGTCCGGCCTAGAGATAAAATGATTCGTCTCCAAACGACATCACATCGAACCTCACAGATTCTGTATGACGATCTGGGCCTGACTCCACCCCAAATGGCAATCAACGCCAAGGATGCAAGTACCATGATTTCACTAGAAGTTCTCCCGGAATTGGCTGCCGATCATCTGTTTCTCCTTCAGGACGATACGAATCTGGAGCTAACGACGAAATTTCAGGACACATCGATCTGGAAAAATCTGAAGGCGGTTAAGGACAAACATGTTTATGCCGAAAACACGGCGCAGTGGATCGGTTATTATGGACCTATTGCCATCAACTTGATTGTCGATCAGATCGCTGATGCGCTCAAATAA
- a CDS encoding AraC family transcriptional regulator, protein MIVENHLILWNHASLRIIDVQRKVLPIGEYLHTSQLSSSALLFTIKGRARLLLDGYEHHVESGYVCHAGKGTVLTITDVTDHLEYYIILYKASLPLPCSQDHLQLLARTDPFEIQYGFAVSHAAPLLVFLSRMKREWDQPEAMAKLQAKSLFYQFICELMGQLQHLRLEQASPEDIVLQAVRYMDEHYSEPITADTLAALLNCSSRTMQRMFNKRLALGPIDYLMQIRIDKAKELLCRTNAGLKTIAEAVGYADSYYFSRLFKRYTGVSPSTYRESMHQARDIEPEKVTTVITPKLETVSSVKNTASDPLDAAVRRSLRTIIHLRGELLLQRQPEKIAVLDPQFMDHMLALGEQPAGSVMVTGYLNSFPEYLISKLRTVQALGTLNEPDLEALRALAPDLIICTEFQKNIYESLTHIAPTVMLERNRDWRETLRTLGRIMGKKLEAEQVIQQYKHKISGLKSLLAAKLHGQSVTMIRPRDNTIRLHTCAHRTAAILYSDLGLHPPKLAVDRKRTSSMIALEGLPELDADHYFVLTDNKFKAWSDEIQTTTTWKSLRAVQQHHVYHAKASIWIAYYGPIAMNQVVDQVAGVFLDAN, encoded by the coding sequence ATGATTGTGGAAAATCACCTTATACTTTGGAACCATGCATCACTTAGAATAATTGATGTGCAGCGGAAGGTGCTGCCGATTGGCGAGTATTTGCACACATCCCAGCTTTCGTCGAGTGCTCTATTATTCACGATAAAAGGTCGTGCTCGCCTCCTGCTGGATGGATATGAGCACCATGTGGAGAGTGGCTATGTGTGTCACGCTGGCAAAGGCACAGTGCTTACTATCACAGACGTCACCGACCATTTAGAATATTATATTATTCTGTATAAGGCCTCTCTACCGCTCCCTTGCAGCCAAGATCATCTTCAGTTGCTGGCTCGCACGGACCCCTTTGAGATCCAATATGGTTTTGCGGTCAGTCATGCTGCTCCGCTGCTCGTCTTCTTGTCCCGTATGAAGAGAGAATGGGACCAGCCGGAAGCGATGGCGAAACTGCAGGCGAAATCATTATTCTATCAGTTCATTTGCGAGCTGATGGGACAACTGCAACACCTGAGATTGGAGCAGGCTTCACCAGAGGATATCGTGCTGCAGGCTGTCAGATACATGGATGAACACTATTCCGAACCGATCACCGCAGACACACTTGCAGCGCTATTGAATTGCAGCTCTCGGACCATGCAGCGAATGTTCAACAAGCGGCTGGCACTTGGGCCGATTGATTACCTGATGCAGATTCGGATAGACAAGGCCAAGGAATTACTTTGTCGTACGAATGCAGGGCTCAAGACTATTGCCGAAGCCGTCGGCTATGCAGATAGTTACTATTTTAGCCGATTATTTAAGCGTTACACGGGCGTTTCTCCAAGCACGTATCGAGAATCGATGCATCAAGCCAGAGATATTGAACCAGAGAAAGTTACTACTGTGATCACGCCTAAGCTAGAAACAGTTAGCAGCGTAAAGAATACGGCGTCAGATCCACTTGATGCTGCTGTCCGTCGCTCCCTGCGGACGATCATTCATCTTAGAGGCGAACTGCTGCTCCAGCGGCAGCCTGAGAAAATTGCTGTGCTGGATCCCCAGTTTATGGACCATATGCTGGCTCTAGGTGAACAGCCGGCTGGCAGTGTCATGGTAACCGGGTATCTTAACAGCTTTCCTGAGTATCTGATCAGCAAGCTTCGTACGGTCCAGGCCTTGGGCACGTTGAATGAACCCGATCTGGAAGCCCTGCGTGCTTTGGCGCCCGATCTGATCATCTGTACCGAATTCCAGAAGAACATCTATGAAAGCCTCACACATATAGCGCCGACCGTCATGCTCGAACGAAATCGTGACTGGCGAGAAACATTGCGAACCCTCGGGCGGATTATGGGCAAGAAACTCGAGGCGGAACAAGTCATACAGCAGTATAAACACAAAATCAGCGGGCTGAAATCGCTGCTCGCAGCCAAGCTGCATGGGCAGTCGGTAACGATGATCCGGCCGCGGGACAATACCATTAGGCTGCATACATGTGCTCATCGTACTGCGGCCATTCTATACAGCGATCTGGGGCTGCACCCGCCGAAGCTGGCGGTTGACCGCAAAAGGACCAGTTCAATGATAGCATTGGAGGGTTTGCCGGAGTTGGATGCGGATCATTACTTCGTATTGACCGACAACAAATTTAAAGCTTGGTCGGATGAGATCCAGACCACGACTACATGGAAAAGTCTGCGCGCCGTGCAGCAGCATCATGTTTATCACGCCAAAGCAAGCATTTGGATTGCTTATTACGGCCCTATCGCGATGAATCAGGTGGTCGATCAAGTCGCGGGAGTCTTCTTGGACGCCAATTAA